One Flavobacteriales bacterium genomic region harbors:
- a CDS encoding YkgJ family cysteine cluster protein, with product MDRKQKNKWKKRLVKLAPRELDRQMHTAHEEVFERLDCLTCANCCKTTGPLFTDKDIERISKHLRIPALEFMTRYLREDEDGDMVLQEVPCHFLDENNYCRIYSVRPKACREYPHTDRVKQHQILDLTLKNVSVCPGVEEIVTSVIQGID from the coding sequence ATGGATAGGAAACAGAAGAACAAATGGAAAAAGCGCTTGGTCAAACTGGCACCGCGCGAATTGGACCGTCAGATGCACACAGCGCACGAAGAGGTTTTCGAGCGATTGGACTGCCTCACCTGTGCCAATTGCTGCAAGACCACCGGACCTCTTTTCACCGACAAGGACATCGAACGGATCTCCAAACACCTGCGCATCCCCGCTTTGGAATTCATGACGCGATATCTGCGTGAAGATGAGGATGGGGATATGGTGCTACAAGAAGTACCTTGTCATTTTCTGGACGAGAACAATTATTGCAGGATCTACTCCGTGCGTCCCAAAGCATGTAGGGAGTACCCGCATACCGACCGGGTCAAACAACATCAGATCCTTGACCTGACACTGAAGAATGTTAGCGTTTGTCCGGGGGTGGAAGAGATCGTCACTTCAGTAATACAGGGAATTGATTGA
- the folP gene encoding dihydropteroate synthase, giving the protein MGILNVTPDSFYAGGRHSSLDRVKQHVESMVSEGVDIIDIGGASSRPGAAQVSPEEELERIIPALECINKAYPELPISVDTYHAFVAREALGLGARIINDITAGSYDSEMLQTIASHRIPYIIMHMQGMPDHMQDRPCYSDVLTEVTAYLSERIQACQEAGVVDVIIDPGFGFGKSLEHNYRLMAHCSHFQLLDRPMLIGISRKSMVQKVVQVGAEDALNGTTALHMYALQHGAGILRVHDVKEAKETILLHQAIRAEYG; this is encoded by the coding sequence ATGGGAATACTCAATGTGACTCCCGATTCATTCTACGCTGGTGGAAGGCACTCTTCACTCGACCGGGTCAAGCAGCATGTGGAAAGCATGGTCTCTGAAGGAGTCGATATCATCGACATAGGAGGCGCCTCCTCCCGACCCGGGGCAGCTCAAGTCTCCCCAGAGGAAGAACTGGAGCGCATAATTCCTGCTCTGGAATGTATCAATAAGGCATATCCCGAACTTCCTATCTCGGTGGATACCTATCATGCCTTTGTCGCAAGAGAAGCCTTGGGTCTGGGAGCCCGTATCATCAACGATATCACGGCCGGGAGCTATGACTCGGAGATGCTTCAGACCATAGCATCACACCGAATACCCTACATCATCATGCACATGCAGGGTATGCCGGATCACATGCAGGACCGCCCTTGCTATAGCGATGTATTGACAGAGGTGACTGCTTATCTCTCAGAACGGATCCAAGCCTGCCAAGAAGCGGGTGTCGTGGATGTCATCATCGATCCGGGGTTCGGATTCGGAAAAAGCCTAGAGCACAATTACAGACTCATGGCCCACTGTTCTCATTTCCAGTTGCTCGATCGTCCGATGCTGATCGGTATATCGCGAAAGAGCATGGTGCAGAAAGTAGTACAAGTGGGTGCTGAAGATGCCTTGAATGGAACTACCGCCCTACATATGTATGCCCTGCAACACGGTGCTGGAATACTCCGGGTGCATGATGTGAAAGAAGCCAAAGAGACCATTCTGCTCCACCAAGCGATACGCGCAGAGTATGGATAG